The Gemmatimonas aurantiaca T-27 DNA segment TACGGATACACCCTGACCGGGGTGCGCACGCTCGCCATGATCACCCCCATCGGTGGGGTGTGCTTCATTTTGGGCTGGATCTGCCTGGCCTTCGCCGTACGCAGCACCTGAGCACCCCACACATGCCGCACCAGCACCGCTCATGATCATCGACGAATGAGCGGCAGCGTTTCCGTCAGCGCGCTGCAACTTGGCGCGATCGCGGCAATCTCTGCTGTGAGTGGCGCTGCCAACTCCATCGCCGGTGGAGGCACGCTGCTCACCTTCCCCGCGCTGCTGGGCATGGGTATTCCCGCTGTGTCCGCCAACGCGACCAGCACGGTGGCCCTCTGGCCTGGCTCGCTGGCCAGTATGGTCGGCTATCGCCGCGAATTGGTGGGCGCAGAACGATGGGCACTTCGGCTGGCCATTCCGAGTGTGCTTGGCGGTGGCCTTGGTGCGTGGCTCCTGCTCGTCACCAGTGAAGAGCGCTTCAGAGCCATCGTACCATGGCTCGTACTGAGTGCCACGGTGCTGTTTGCTGTGCAGGGACCGGTGATGCGGTGGCTGCGCGGGCGCATGACTGCGGCCCCGCTCGCCAGTCGCCCGATTGATCCCACCATCGGCATGTTGCTCGCCCAGTTTGGCGTCGGCATCTACGGTGGCTACTTCGGCGCGGGAGCCGGCATTGTCATGCTGGCAGTGTTTGGCTTGATGGGACTCACCAACATTCACCAGATGAATGGGCTCAAGAACTTCAATGGCATCTGCTTCAATGGTGTGGCGGCGATCACATTTGCGGTGATGGGACTGGTGCATTGGCCCATCGGATTGGTGATGGCCATTGGTTCGAGCATTGGTGGTTACCTCATGTCCGGACTCGCACAGCGTGTGCCGCAATCATGGGTGCGCGCGGCGGTGTCGTGTATCGGATTCGCCAGCGCATTGTGGCTGTTTCTCACGCGTTAGTGCCCATCGCGTGCCTGTGATGCTCCCAATGGCCCACTGGCGCGACTGAGAACACGCGCCTTTCTTAGACGCCATGAGTCCCGTGCAATCCCTGTGGCGACGTGTGTTTGGAAAAGAGATGCAACGTCCCGATTGGCTCTCCAGTCCGGGATTGATTGCCGCCATGAGCATTGGCGTCCTTTCCATCGCACTCAATGTCGTCGTGGCGCGGCAGTTGGTGCGCATCGGCAGTGATGCGCGGGCCCTCACCGATTCCTGGATTGCACGAACCGCCAGCCTGAGTGCGCTGCAGGATGGCCTGCGTGATTTCCGCCAACAGGAAGCGCAACTCGCGCTGAACGCCGAGTCGTCACCGCAGCGTGTGTACGTGGATTCCCTGGAGAAGCTGCGCGAACACTGTGAGTCGGCGCTCGTGCGCGTGGCCGCGCTGTCCGCCACGCCAGCCGACGCGCAGCAGTCCGGCTCTCTGCTCCGCTTGTGGAATGTGTATGGTCGCCAACATTACACGGCGCGTGGACTGCCCACGGGAGAAGGGAGTGCCGCCCTCCAGGCCTTTCGTGAACGAGAGTCCACGTATGTCGCACTGACCAATCTCACACGCGTCACGCGCGATGCGATGACGGTGAGCGCGGACCGACTCACCGCGCGCAGCCGCCGCTCCACGGAAACGTCCGCCGTTTTGCTGATCGGTAGCATCCTGCTCACCATTCTGGCGGTTGTGGTGGCAGCGGCGCTGCGTCGTTCGACGAGAGCGCGCGAAAGGGCGGAACGACGCTTGCGCGGCCTGACCGACCACTCGCTCGGCATCGTGTGGGAGATCGACTCGCGGGGGCGGCTGCGCTTCTGCTCGAACTCGGGCTTCGACATGTTGGCTCGTGACCGGGAGTCCGTGATTGGCCGACGCGCCCTCTCGCTGCTGCTGCGTGAAGATCGCGAAACCGCGCTCGTGGCCGCCTATCGAGCGGCGGAGTCCGGGAAGCCACTGGGCGATCTCGAAGTGCGTGTCCAGGCCGGTGATGGCTCCATTCACTGGCTCGCGATCAGCGGGGAAGTCCTCACCCGGCGCGACGGTGACGGCGACGCGCCCCGATTGGCCGGCGGTCGTGGTCTCGCAGTGGATGTGACCCGACGACATCTCGCCGAGCAGGCATTGGCGCAGAATCGCCGTCTCGAGTCACTGGGCACACTGGCCGGTGGTGTGGCGCATGATCTCAACAATGTGTTCGCCGCCGTCAGCAGCTACGCGCAACTTGCCCGACAGCAGGCGCACGGTCAGGTGACGCTCGAAGAAGATCTCACCGCGATCGAGACGGCGGCGCAACGCGGCACCTCGCTGGTGCGGCGTGTGCTGCAGTTTGCCCGTCGGCAGACCCGTGAGCCCCGTGTCGTATCGATGGTGGAAACCGTGCGCGAGGTCGTGCAGTTGTTGCGCCCCCAGACCCCGCCGCATGTGCATATCGTGGTGGAGCTGCCACGTGGCGACAGCCATGTGATGGCCGATCCCACCGAACTGCACCAATTGGTTGTGAACATCGCCAGCAACGGTCTGCATGCGATGGCCTCACTGGGCAGCGAATTGCTGGTTCGAGTGGCGCGCGACGATTCGCACATCACGCTGACCATCACCGATGACGGTTCCGGCATGGCACCGGATGTTCTCGAACGTGCCATCGAGCCTTTCTTCACCACGCGCGCGGTGGGTGAAGGCACCGGCATGGGACTCTCGGTGGTGCACGGGATCGTGGAGGCCCTGAACGGCACTCTCACCATGACCTCACGCCAGGGTGTCGGCACGACGGTCACGGTGACCCTGCCGCGCGCGCAGACCGCACAGCAGCTATTCATCGAGGGGACCAGCACCGTGGGTACGCGCAGCGGTGGTGTGCGGGTGTTGCTCGTGGACGATGATGAACATGTGCGCGACGCGGTGAGCCGCATCCTGCGTCACGCCGACTGCGAGGTGGAAGCACACCCCTCCGGGACATCCGCCCTCAACGTGCTGCGCACGGATCCCACCCGCTACGATGTGGTGATCACCGACTTCACCATGCCGGGCATGAGCGGATTGGAGTTGGCAGAAGCCATTCAGGCGCTGCCGTATGCACCACCGCTGATCATGGTCAGTGGCTATCTCGATGATGCCACAACGGCACGAGCACATGCGCTGGGCATCGCGCATGTGCTCGACAAACCGGTACCGCGTCAGTTGCTGATGAACACCATCGCCGACGTTACTTCACCGACACCTGCTTGATCATGCCATGTGCGAGGTGCGGCTTGCCGTCCTTGCCATCCGGTGTGAAGCACATGAGGGCGTACTCACCCACCGGCACGTCCACCGAAAGGTAGACCGTCGCACCGGGCAGAATGTCGGTGATACCACCAAACGGGATGCCCGGCGGCGCGCCCTCCGGCTTCTCGGCGAACTGCGCCATCTGCATCGGCGTCTTGCCCGGCAGGAGTTTGGCGAGGAAGAACTCGTGCGGCTGCTTGCCCGTGTTCTTGACCGCAATGACATGTTTGCCCGGCGAGAGCGGCTTCGAGAAACCAAAATCGTAGTCGGACAAGGTCAGCGTGACATCGGCTGTGGGCGCCGGCGCCTTGTTGCTGGACGGCGTGACCGTGAGCGCCTTGATCATGCCCTTCATGACATGCGGCGGGCCGCCTGGGCTGGGAATGACACAGAGGGCCACATACTCACCCGCCTCGAGCGTGCTGGTGAAAACCGTCTCGGTGGCCGATGCATTGGGGCCACCCACCGGCTTCATCCAAGCGGGCGGCGGACCACCGGCTTTGAACCACGCGAGCACATCATCCGGCTTCTTGCCCTTCTCGACCTTCACGAGATAGAGGTGATGCAACTCCTTGCCCTTGTTCACGAACCGAATGGTCGTGAGTCCGGACGGGATGCTGGCCGGCATGTCGAACGCATAGTCATTGGCGACCACCGATACGACATTGGCACCGGCCACGGCCGGGATGGCGGCGACTGCGGCCGTGCGCGGTACGGCCGCTTGCGCCGCCGTGCGCGGCACCTGCGCGGTCAAGGAAGTGGAAAAGACTGCCACGCTGATCGACGCAGTGGCGAGACGCAAGGAATTCAACATCGAAACCTCAAGACAAGAGTTCAGCCGCGCACCAGCACACACGCCTACCCGACATTCGCCGGCGCTGCGGCACGATTGATTCATGGAGTCCGTCTGTACGTGCGACACCCGGGTGTGGGTTTCACAAACGGCACCGAACGGTACATCGTCGAGAGGTACTCGGCATGCGACGCTTTCGTCACATCTGCGGCGAGGTGAGATTGCAGCATGTCACGCGCGTTCGTCAACGAAGATGCGGGCCCACCGGAGCAGCGGCCAGACTATGATCTGCCGCCGCGCGATGCGGTGGAGTTTCCGGCTGCGGCCGCCAAGGCGCTGCTCAATGGTGCACGCGCGGGAGACACCGTGGGCGCGGAAGACGCGACGGGGCTCCCGTGGGGAACGCCTGAGCTTGTACCGCAGGTGCGAGCGATCCTTGCCCAGGCACGGGTGGACGGCGACGATCGCCTCGAGCAACTGGCCGAGCGCTACCTGCGGGCCGCCGGCACGGAGGAGTAGTCTGTTCCAATAGAAGGGGCGGCAGACCACTAATTCCGATTGATTGTATCTGCTATCTAGACTAGACTTCTCGTGTTGCACTAAACGAGAACGATTCTCATCTAGATCGAGCGATGTCTACTTCTGCGATTTTCCCGCGAGCCTGGCGCCCCATCGGCCGCCTGCTCGCCGTAGCGACGACTGCCGTCGCGGTGACCGCCTGCTCCACCAGCGACGTCACCGCGCCCCCGGCCCCCTCGGCCGGTGCGTTCACCGTCGATGCCACCACCCAGTGGGTGTACGTCAGCCTCGCGGACAGCGCCGTGGTGACGCCGACGCCCAGCAGCGGACAGTCGTCGGCGTGGGACATTGCCTTCAATGCCACGAACGTCATGCTGAATGGCGGTCAGGCCGGCCCCGGTGGTGTGATGGGCTTCTGCGTCTGCCAGAACGCGTCGCGCAATCCGACCAACGCGGAATGGCTGGCGATGACCCCGGCTGGCGAGAAGGCGGACTTCGATTCGCTGACACGCACGCCCAGCGGCGCCACGTTCGTGACCGACCAGCTCACTCCCGCCATCGGTGGGTTCTATCGCGGCAGTGGCACCACCGCGACGGCGAACCCCGACTCGGTGTATTTCGTGCGCTATGCCGACAGCACCGGCTTCGCCAAGGTGCGTGTCACGGCGCTCACCACGCCGTCGGCCACGACGCCGGGTCAGGTGACGATCGAGTACGCGCTGGCTGGCAATGCCGACGCCGCGTTCGGCACGACGCGCACGGCGCAGATCGATGTGTCCACGGGGGCCAAAAACTTCGACCTGAATTCGGGTCAGGTGAGCACCAGTGCCACCGACTGGGAACTGCGCTTCGACGGCTACACCGTGCGTGTGAACGGTGGCGCGAGCGGCCCGAGCAAGTCGGCTGCCGCGAAGATCACCGATGCCACCTTTGCGGCGGCGACGCCGGCCAGCACCGTGGCCAATGCGTACCGCGCCGATGTGTACGCCGGGATCTTCAATACCGCGCGCTACTACCGGTACAATCTTGCCGGCGACAACCGCATCTCGCCGTCCTTCGATGTGTACCTGATCCGCCGCGGCACACGCACCTACAAGCTGCAGATCATCAACTACTACAACTCGACCGGCAGTTCGCGATACATCACCTTCCGGTATGCGCAGCTCGCCGAATGAAGTCCCCTGCATGGTTGACGTGTCTCGTTGCCGGTGGTGCGTGTCTGCTCGCGCCATCGGCACCGGTGTTTGCCCTGATGCCGATTCCGGGTCCGGGCACCGTGTCGGGGCGCGTGGTGGATGCGTCCGATCGCCATGCCATCGTTGGCGCAGAAGTGCAGTTCCTTGGCCCCGACACACTCACCCTGCGTACCGACGCCCAGGGCACCTGGCGCGCGCAGCGGGTGACACCGGGCCGCTATACGGTACGCACACGGGTGCTCGGATATGCGGCATCCACGGTCACGGTGGTGGTGGCCGATGATCAGCAGGTGGAGCGCACCATTGCGCTCGACGCCACACCGCTCGCGCTCGACCAGGTGGTGGTCACCGCTGCGCGTCGTGAACAGCGTCTCAAGGATGCGGTGGTCACGACCGAATTGATCAGCCGAGCGGATATCGAGCGCACGGGCGCCACGGATATCGCATCCGTGTTGCTCGAACAGACGGGCATCGAACTGCAGGGCGGCCATCCGGCTGGCACGGGTGTGATGCTGCAAGGCATCGGCTCCGAGCGAGTGCTCGTGTTGCTCGATGGTCAGCCGATGGCGGGTCGCATTTCTGGGGTGTTCGATATCTCGCGCATTCCCGTGACGATGATCGAACGCGTGGAAGTGGTGCGCGGTCCGCAGTCGACGCTGTATGGCACCGACGCGATGGGTGGGGTGGTGAACATCATCACACGCACGGCGCCCAAGTCGGCCGGTCCGCTGTACGGGCTCGGGGTGCGTGGCACGTTCGGCACGCAGGCGCGCACCGATGGTGCCGCCAGTCTCACCTACTCGCAGGGTGCACTGAGCGCGACCACCGATCTGTCGCGTCGTCAGACCGCAATGACGCCTGGTATGTCTGGCACCGTGGGTGCGCAGACCGCCCGCAGCGATGTGGCCGCAAAAATCCGCTACGCTCCAGACAGCAGCAAGGCGCTCGAAGCCAGCGTGCTGGGCCTCGATGAGCGTCAGCGCTGGCTGGCCGGTTCGCTCTACAACTTCGGTGACAACCGGCAGTGGAGTGGGCGCCTCAACGGCACAATCACTCCCGACGTCGCGCGCCGGCACCGCGTCAGTCTCACACTGTCGGGATCGAACTACGATCACCTGCAGCGCGCCAGCACCGAAACGCGACCCATTGCCGGTGACACGGGATCACGTCAGATCCAGCGCGTCTACCAACTCGATGCCATCTACAACGCCCGCCTCACCAACGCGGTCGCGCTCGATCTTGGCACGCAGGTACGTCGTGATAAAGTGGAAACCGAGCGGGTGCTTGGTGGACGTCGCGATATCACGCTGTATGAACCGTATGCGCAGGTGGAAGCTGCGCTCACGCCAACACTGTCGGTGGTGCCCGGCCTGCGCCTCACACAAAACTCGCAGTGGGGTACACACCTCACCCCGCGGGTCGCGGCACGTCAGCGTCTGGGCGAGCATCTGACGCTGCGCGCATCGTATGGCACCGGCTTCCGCGCGCCGGACTTCAAGGAGCTCTACATGCGCTTCGTGAACTCCAGCGCCGGCTATGCGGTCAACGGCAATCCGGATCTGCGTCCGGAATCGTCACGCAACGTGATGGGTGGCGCCGAATGGGCCACGCCTCGCAGCTATGTGCGTGTGCAGGCGTTCCGCAACGATTTCGTGGACTTCATCGAAACGCGTGCCGTGAGTGCCCCCGGTGCACCGGCCATCTACGAGTATGGCAACATCTCCGATGGCTCCACACAAGGATTGGATCTCGAGAGTGGTTTTGCGCTCGCCGGATTCCGCGGCGAAGGCAGTATCTCCACGCTCTCCACGCGCGACGACAACACCGGCCGCTCCCTGCTCAGCCGCCCGGACTTCTCGGCACGGGCCACGGTGGGTCTGCCGGCCATCTTCGATGTGCGCGTGAGTTTCACCGGTGTGTATACCGGCCGCACGCCGATGGAGCGCGACGAGACCACGGGCGCCATCATCAGTTGGCGCGAAGCGTATCCGCGCCTCGATCTCCGCGTGGCACGCCGCATCGGCCTGCTCACGGGAACCCCCGAGCTCGTGTTCGGCATGGACAACGCCTTCGACACGCAGCCCGCACAGTGGGCCGGCTTCAACCGGCGCCACATCTACACCTCATTCTCCTGGACCTTCAACCGCACGCCCACGCGATGAACGCCGTGAATACTTTTTCCCCGACGCTCCGCCGCCTTTCGGCGGCCGCCGCTGTGGCCCTCGCGGTCGTGGCACCTTCCGCTACCCCTCTCGCTGCGCAGGCAGCCGGCAAGACCGGCGTGGTCGTGGTGGCGCACGGCGGTGATTCGCTGTGGAACGCCCTCGTGCGTGAAGCCGCCATGAAGGCGAAGACCGAGGTGCCGGTCGAAGTCAGCTTCCTCATGAGCTTCGGCGCCACGCAGGCCCGCTTCCAGGACGCGGTCGCCAAGCTCGAGTCGAAGGGTGTGTCCCGCATCGTGGTGGTGCCGATGTTGGTGTCGAGCCACAGCGGCCACTACGACCAGATTCGCTATCTGGCCGGCGAACCGATCGAACTCGACAAGGACATGGCGCATCACCTGCACATGGCCGGTATCGAGAAGCCCAAGACGTCGCTGCCGATCATCGTCACGCCGGCCATGGACAACGCGCCGCAGGTCGCTCAGGTCCTCGCGGATCGTGCCAAGGCGCTCGCTCCCAACCCGAAGGAACGGGCACTGCTCATCGTCGGCCATGGTCCGAACTCGGCGGAAGACTACGCGTCATGGATGGAAAACCTTCGCTCCGTCGCCGACTCGGTGAAGGCCATGACGGGTTTCCGTGATGTGCGTGTCGAGCTGGTGCGCGACGACGCCCCGGCGCCGGTCCGCGCGGAGGCGGTGAAGCGCGTGCGTGAGCTCATCGACCTGCAACAAATGGCCACGGGCAAGGACGTGATCGTGGTGCCGGTACTGGTCTCCAAGGGCAGCGTGAGCCGCGACAAGGTGCCGGCCGACATCAAGGGTACCCCGTCGGTCTACTCGGGCGAGCCGCTGCTGCCGCACGAGGCCATGTCGCGCTGGGTCGAACTGCGTGTGCGTGATGCGGGCAAGACGCCGGCGAAGACGGCCGAGAAGAAGGCCGCTGCCGCTCCGGCGCATCCGCACGATCGCTGAACGGTGAGTGGCAGAGCGCGGTGAGCAGCGTGTGACGAGCGATCCGCATTGCAGAACGCCGCATCGGATGTCACGTCCCTGATACCACGAAGGCCCCGAGCATCTGCCCGGGGCCTTCGTACATCGAGCAGGTTGATCGCTCAGCGATACAGGCGGTACTTGTCCGCACGCTGATGGAAGCGCGTGAGCTCGGGGGTCCATGCATTGAAGATCTGCTGCGGGGTGTTGCCCGCGACGAGCATGGTCTTGAGACGCGGCGTGGCGGCGAGACGATCCATCACCGCGTCTTTCCATTCGAGCTTGTCGGCGTGCAGCGCGTTCACCGCCCACATGAGGGCCACACCGGCACGATAGGGCTTGAAGGCCGCGCGATCCGTGACATGCAGGCGAATGCCCGGCAATGACTGCCCGGAGAACGCGGGCGGGCGACCATGGAACGAGCGCTGGGTGGGCGTGAATGACTCCGCCGTGAAACGCGTCCCTGGCAGATTGAGTCCGTTGAGCATGGCAACGGCCCGATTGTTGTCGAGCCAGGGCGCACCAATCAGCTCGAACGGATAGTCACTGCCACGCCCTTCGGACAGGTTGATCGACTCGAAGAGGCACGTGCCGGCGTACGCCACCAGCGACGAGAACGCGACCAGGTTGGGCGATGGCTTGTGCCACGGCAGGCCGGTGTCGTCGAACCACATGTCACGCGTCCATCCCTTCATCGGCACCACATGCACGGTGCCCTTCACGCCCCCGCGCAGCAGGCGCTCACCGTCGTAGAAGCGCGCGAGTTCGCCCGGCGTCATGCCGTGCAACGCCGGAATGGCCGTGTACGAACCAAAGCGGTAGAACGACGCACTGTCGGCGACAAAACCGTCCGCTCCGCGTCCCCCCAGCGGATTGGGGCGATCGAGCACCACCACCGGAATCTTCTTCTCTGCCGCAGCTTCCATCACGAAGCCCAGGATGTTGACGTGCTCGTAAAAGCGCGCGCCCACTTCCTGAATGTCGTAGATGATGACGTCCACCCCGTCGAGCATCTGCGGCGTCGGCTTGTGCACCTCGCCATAGAGACTGTACTTCGGGACCCCGGTCGCACTATCCACCGCATGTTCGGGATCGCGCTGGAGCGAGTAGTCGTTGCTGCGAATGTTGTATTCCATGCCGAACAGCGCCTTCAGACGCACGTTCAGGCGCTTCCCCGCCCCTGAGTGCAGCGCATCGGCGAGATGGGTGCCATCAGCGAGTCGGCCGCTGTGATTCGACACCAGCGCCACCGATTTCCCGCGGATGAGCTGGCCGTATTCGGTGAAGAGCCGATCGGCTCCCATGACGAGCGGAGCGCGGGCGGGGGTGCGGGCGGCGGCTGTCCCCTGCGCAGTGACCGGTTGCAGGGCGGGCGTCGACAGCGCGAGCACGGCCAGCGCCATGCGGGACAGTCGAACGACGGATGCGGATCGGGAGAGAGCGGGACGGTGCACGGCAGGGCGGGTGGAGGCGTGGGACTGAAGGATCTTTATGGCTAGTGTGGGGGGAGACGGGGCACCAGTGCCGAGGGGGGATGGGAGCTGGGGCTACGGGAGCTGGGGCTGCGGGAGCTGGGGCTGCGGGAGCTGGGGCTACGGGAGCTGGGGCTACGGGAGCTGGGACTACGGGAGCTGGGACTACGGGAGCTGGGACTACGGGAGCTGGGACTACGGGAGCTGGGACTACGGGAGCTGGGACTACGGGGAAAGGCGGGAAACGACGGAGACTACGGCTCTCAGTTTCCCGAGCAGTCTCCCTGTGCTCCGGTGGCCTGTGCAATCCTGTCCCATGAGAACGCCGCGATCGCGGCATCGGCGTGTGCGGTGAAGAATGCGCCTCGCGGGAATTTCCCAAAACCACGCTGGGTGAGGGCAACACCATCCGTCGTGTTCGTCACCGGGCCAGCGAAACTCGCCACGTGCGCGAAGGTGTTGCGGTCGAACAGGTGGAACGTGTTCACCGTGGCCCCCTGATCGGTGGTCACCCAGTAGCCTGCATCGGCTCCACAGCGATACAGCGCAATGCCCTCCGCCTGCTGCGGGAAGTAGCCGCGCCCAAATACCGTGCCGGTGAATCGCCCATCGCGCGAATACACCTTGATATGTGAATCGGTCTCCAGCTCCTCGGCCAACAACAGGCGGTCGTGATCCGGATCCGCCAGGATCGATTCCGTCACACGAATGGCGCCGGCGGATGTGGTGTCGCCAAAATCACGTACGTGCGTGGCGACCAGACGGCCGTTGCGTAGGGCCACACGATACTGCTTCACACGTGCGCCCAGGTCGTGCAATG contains these protein-coding regions:
- a CDS encoding HmuY family protein, producing the protein MSTSAIFPRAWRPIGRLLAVATTAVAVTACSTSDVTAPPAPSAGAFTVDATTQWVYVSLADSAVVTPTPSSGQSSAWDIAFNATNVMLNGGQAGPGGVMGFCVCQNASRNPTNAEWLAMTPAGEKADFDSLTRTPSGATFVTDQLTPAIGGFYRGSGTTATANPDSVYFVRYADSTGFAKVRVTALTTPSATTPGQVTIEYALAGNADAAFGTTRTAQIDVSTGAKNFDLNSGQVSTSATDWELRFDGYTVRVNGGASGPSKSAAAKITDATFAAATPASTVANAYRADVYAGIFNTARYYRYNLAGDNRISPSFDVYLIRRGTRTYKLQIINYYNSTGSSRYITFRYAQLAE
- a CDS encoding TonB-dependent receptor, coding for MKSPAWLTCLVAGGACLLAPSAPVFALMPIPGPGTVSGRVVDASDRHAIVGAEVQFLGPDTLTLRTDAQGTWRAQRVTPGRYTVRTRVLGYAASTVTVVVADDQQVERTIALDATPLALDQVVVTAARREQRLKDAVVTTELISRADIERTGATDIASVLLEQTGIELQGGHPAGTGVMLQGIGSERVLVLLDGQPMAGRISGVFDISRIPVTMIERVEVVRGPQSTLYGTDAMGGVVNIITRTAPKSAGPLYGLGVRGTFGTQARTDGAASLTYSQGALSATTDLSRRQTAMTPGMSGTVGAQTARSDVAAKIRYAPDSSKALEASVLGLDERQRWLAGSLYNFGDNRQWSGRLNGTITPDVARRHRVSLTLSGSNYDHLQRASTETRPIAGDTGSRQIQRVYQLDAIYNARLTNAVALDLGTQVRRDKVETERVLGGRRDITLYEPYAQVEAALTPTLSVVPGLRLTQNSQWGTHLTPRVAARQRLGEHLTLRASYGTGFRAPDFKELYMRFVNSSAGYAVNGNPDLRPESSRNVMGGAEWATPRSYVRVQAFRNDFVDFIETRAVSAPGAPAIYEYGNISDGSTQGLDLESGFALAGFRGEGSISTLSTRDDNTGRSLLSRPDFSARATVGLPAIFDVRVSFTGVYTGRTPMERDETTGAIISWREAYPRLDLRVARRIGLLTGTPELVFGMDNAFDTQPAQWAGFNRRHIYTSFSWTFNRTPTR
- a CDS encoding hybrid sensor histidine kinase/response regulator, which encodes MSPVQSLWRRVFGKEMQRPDWLSSPGLIAAMSIGVLSIALNVVVARQLVRIGSDARALTDSWIARTASLSALQDGLRDFRQQEAQLALNAESSPQRVYVDSLEKLREHCESALVRVAALSATPADAQQSGSLLRLWNVYGRQHYTARGLPTGEGSAALQAFRERESTYVALTNLTRVTRDAMTVSADRLTARSRRSTETSAVLLIGSILLTILAVVVAAALRRSTRARERAERRLRGLTDHSLGIVWEIDSRGRLRFCSNSGFDMLARDRESVIGRRALSLLLREDRETALVAAYRAAESGKPLGDLEVRVQAGDGSIHWLAISGEVLTRRDGDGDAPRLAGGRGLAVDVTRRHLAEQALAQNRRLESLGTLAGGVAHDLNNVFAAVSSYAQLARQQAHGQVTLEEDLTAIETAAQRGTSLVRRVLQFARRQTREPRVVSMVETVREVVQLLRPQTPPHVHIVVELPRGDSHVMADPTELHQLVVNIASNGLHAMASLGSELLVRVARDDSHITLTITDDGSGMAPDVLERAIEPFFTTRAVGEGTGMGLSVVHGIVEALNGTLTMTSRQGVGTTVTVTLPRAQTAQQLFIEGTSTVGTRSGGVRVLLVDDDEHVRDAVSRILRHADCEVEAHPSGTSALNVLRTDPTRYDVVITDFTMPGMSGLELAEAIQALPYAPPLIMVSGYLDDATTARAHALGIAHVLDKPVPRQLLMNTIADVTSPTPA
- a CDS encoding sulfite exporter TauE/SafE family protein, whose protein sequence is MSGSVSVSALQLGAIAAISAVSGAANSIAGGGTLLTFPALLGMGIPAVSANATSTVALWPGSLASMVGYRRELVGAERWALRLAIPSVLGGGLGAWLLLVTSEERFRAIVPWLVLSATVLFAVQGPVMRWLRGRMTAAPLASRPIDPTIGMLLAQFGVGIYGGYFGAGAGIVMLAVFGLMGLTNIHQMNGLKNFNGICFNGVAAITFAVMGLVHWPIGLVMAIGSSIGGYLMSGLAQRVPQSWVRAAVSCIGFASALWLFLTR
- a CDS encoding phytase, whose product is MVGGVTGLVACMGDTGKTAVDSTKALTHAPTARTDTARVVETWISALDTAANVDGPAVYFGADSASWIIASAKTANVLIVLDANTGKELRRVSGPGSGEGQLARPNGVLVVGDSLLLVVERDNHRVQGFVLPSFTPAGVFGVDRLRKPYGLTALPDTAGGWMVYVTDNYETADEQVPALHDLGARVKQYRVALRNGRLVATHVRDFGDTTSAGAIRVTESILADPDHDRLLLAEELETDSHIKVYSRDGRFTGTVFGRGYFPQQAEGIALYRCGADAGYWVTTDQGATVNTFHLFDRNTFAHVASFAGPVTNTTDGVALTQRGFGKFPRGAFFTAHADAAIAAFSWDRIAQATGAQGDCSGN
- a CDS encoding exo-beta-N-acetylmuramidase NamZ family protein, with protein sequence MHRPALSRSASVVRLSRMALAVLALSTPALQPVTAQGTAAARTPARAPLVMGADRLFTEYGQLIRGKSVALVSNHSGRLADGTHLADALHSGAGKRLNVRLKALFGMEYNIRSNDYSLQRDPEHAVDSATGVPKYSLYGEVHKPTPQMLDGVDVIIYDIQEVGARFYEHVNILGFVMEAAAEKKIPVVVLDRPNPLGGRGADGFVADSASFYRFGSYTAIPALHGMTPGELARFYDGERLLRGGVKGTVHVVPMKGWTRDMWFDDTGLPWHKPSPNLVAFSSLVAYAGTCLFESINLSEGRGSDYPFELIGAPWLDNNRAVAMLNGLNLPGTRFTAESFTPTQRSFHGRPPAFSGQSLPGIRLHVTDRAAFKPYRAGVALMWAVNALHADKLEWKDAVMDRLAATPRLKTMLVAGNTPQQIFNAWTPELTRFHQRADKYRLYR
- a CDS encoding sirohydrochlorin chelatase, giving the protein MNTFSPTLRRLSAAAAVALAVVAPSATPLAAQAAGKTGVVVVAHGGDSLWNALVREAAMKAKTEVPVEVSFLMSFGATQARFQDAVAKLESKGVSRIVVVPMLVSSHSGHYDQIRYLAGEPIELDKDMAHHLHMAGIEKPKTSLPIIVTPAMDNAPQVAQVLADRAKALAPNPKERALLIVGHGPNSAEDYASWMENLRSVADSVKAMTGFRDVRVELVRDDAPAPVRAEAVKRVRELIDLQQMATGKDVIVVPVLVSKGSVSRDKVPADIKGTPSVYSGEPLLPHEAMSRWVELRVRDAGKTPAKTAEKKAAAAPAHPHDR